A single region of the Vibrio cyclitrophicus genome encodes:
- the rpsO gene encoding 30S ribosomal protein S15 — MSLNAETKAAIVAEYAQSEGDTGSPEVQVALLTASINHLQGHFKAHKHDHHSRRGLLRMVSSRRKLLDYLKGKNLARYQDLIKRLGLRR; from the coding sequence ATGTCTCTGAATGCAGAAACTAAAGCAGCAATCGTTGCAGAATACGCACAATCTGAAGGCGACACAGGTTCACCAGAAGTACAAGTAGCACTACTTACTGCTTCTATCAACCACCTACAAGGTCACTTCAAAGCGCACAAACACGATCACCACAGCCGTCGTGGTCTACTACGTATGGTTTCTAGCCGTCGTAAGCTTCTTGATTACTTGAAAGGCAAAAACCTTGCTCGTTACCAAGACCTAATCAAGCGTCTAGGCCTACGTCGCTAA
- the truB gene encoding tRNA pseudouridine(55) synthase TruB — MARRRKGRPINGVILLDKPTGISSNDALQKVKRIYFAEKAGHTGALDPLATGMLPICLGEATKFSQFLLDSDKRYVVIAKLGERTNTSDSDGEVVETRDVNVTQEQLERCIASFKGETDQIPSMFSALKYQGKPLYEYARAGIEVPRESRKITVYSIELLRFEGDEVEMEVHCSKGTYIRTITDDLGEMLGCGAHVTMLRRTGVAKYPYERMVTLEQLNEILEQAQAQEIAPKELLDPLLMPMDTAVEDLPEVNLNAELTDLVQHGMPVQVAGAPNEGTVRMTSGEEKLFVGVAQIGEDGRVAPKRLVVFRDEEPQA, encoded by the coding sequence ATGGCTCGCCGTCGTAAAGGTCGCCCTATCAACGGGGTAATTCTATTAGATAAGCCGACTGGCATTTCGTCTAATGATGCACTGCAAAAAGTAAAGCGTATTTACTTTGCAGAGAAGGCAGGGCACACCGGTGCTCTGGATCCTCTTGCGACTGGCATGCTGCCAATTTGTCTTGGTGAAGCAACAAAGTTCTCTCAGTTTCTTCTAGATTCTGATAAGCGCTACGTTGTTATCGCTAAGCTTGGTGAGCGTACCAATACCTCTGACTCTGACGGTGAAGTGGTAGAGACACGTGATGTTAACGTAACTCAAGAACAACTGGAGCGTTGCATTGCGAGCTTCAAAGGTGAAACCGACCAGATTCCATCAATGTTTTCAGCATTGAAGTATCAAGGTAAGCCTTTGTATGAATACGCACGTGCAGGTATTGAGGTTCCTCGTGAGTCTCGTAAGATCACTGTGTACTCTATTGAACTGCTTCGCTTTGAAGGTGATGAAGTTGAAATGGAAGTGCATTGTTCGAAAGGTACTTACATCCGTACAATCACCGACGATCTTGGTGAAATGCTAGGTTGTGGTGCTCATGTGACAATGCTTCGTCGTACTGGTGTTGCAAAGTACCCGTATGAACGCATGGTTACCTTAGAACAGTTGAACGAAATTCTAGAGCAAGCACAGGCGCAAGAAATTGCCCCGAAAGAGCTGCTTGACCCACTGCTGATGCCAATGGACACTGCCGTTGAAGACTTACCAGAAGTAAACCTGAACGCGGAACTGACTGACCTAGTTCAGCACGGTATGCCAGTTCAGGTTGCTGGTGCGCCCAATGAAGGCACGGTTCGCATGACAAGCGGCGAAGAGAAGCTGTTTGTCGGCGTTGCTCAGATTGGCGAAGATGGCCGAGTTGCACCGAAGCGTTTGGTTGTTTTCAGAGATGAAGAGCCACAAGCGTAG
- the rbfA gene encoding 30S ribosome-binding factor RbfA, with protein MSKEFSRTQRVSQQLQKELALILQREVRDSRIGMVTISDVEVSRDLAYAKVFVTFLCVGEQTPESCLKALKEHEVPVRMALGKRIRHRLTPEVRFTYDNTLVEGMRMSNLVSEVLNDDKRKQEEAGRTDETQSKGEE; from the coding sequence ATGTCAAAAGAATTTAGCCGCACACAACGTGTGTCTCAGCAGCTTCAAAAAGAGCTTGCTCTTATCCTACAACGTGAAGTTCGTGACTCACGTATTGGTATGGTAACTATCTCAGACGTAGAAGTGTCTCGTGACCTTGCTTACGCAAAAGTGTTCGTGACCTTCCTATGTGTTGGTGAGCAAACTCCTGAATCATGTCTTAAAGCTCTTAAAGAGCATGAAGTGCCAGTTCGTATGGCTCTTGGTAAGCGTATTCGCCACCGTTTAACGCCTGAAGTTCGTTTTACTTACGACAACACACTAGTAGAAGGCATGCGTATGTCTAACCTAGTAAGTGAAGTTCTGAACGACGACAAGCGTAAGCAAGAAGAAGCAGGCCGTACTGACGAAACTCAGTCTAAGGGCGAAGAGTAA
- the pnp gene encoding polyribonucleotide nucleotidyltransferase yields the protein MFEKPVVKSFQYGNHTVTLETGVIARQATAAVMATMDDTSVFVSVVAKKEAVAGQDFFPLTVNYQERTYAAGKIPGGFFKREGRPSEGETLTARLIDRPIRPLFPSAFKNEVQVIATVVSINPDVNPDMITMIATSAALAISGAPFNGPIGAARVGHIDGELVLNPSNTELENSKLDLVVSGTEGAVLMVESEADNLSEEEMLSAVVYGHDQQQVVIKAINEFAAEVATPSWNWEAPAVNTELKAKVAEQAETRLSDAYQITEKMARYEQVGAIKNDVVEALIAQDENLDEREIRGMLGSLEKNVVRSRIIAGNPRIDGREKDMVRALDVRTGVLPRTHGSSLFTRGETQALVTATLGTQRDAQIIDSLMGEKKDNFLLHYNFPPYCVGETGFVGSPKRREIGHGKLAKRGIQAVMPSVDEFPYTVRVVSEITESNGSSSMASVCGTSLALMDAGVPIKASVAGIAMGLVKEGDDFVVLSDILGDEDHLGDMDFKVAGTNAGITALQMDIKIEGITKEIMQIALNQAQGARKHILSVMDEAISGAREDISEFAPRIHTMKISSDKIKDVIGKGGAVIRALCEETGTTIEIEDDGTIKIAATEGAAAKEAIRRIEEITAEVEVGRIYQGKVARLADFGAFVTILPGKDGLVHISQIADKRVEKVSDYLTEGQEVPVKVLEIDRQGRVRLSMKEAVETPAEGEAPAAE from the coding sequence ATGTTTGAAAAACCAGTTGTAAAATCGTTCCAGTACGGTAACCACACCGTTACTCTAGAAACGGGCGTAATTGCACGTCAAGCTACTGCTGCTGTAATGGCGACTATGGACGATACATCAGTATTCGTTTCTGTTGTTGCTAAGAAAGAAGCAGTTGCAGGCCAAGATTTCTTCCCTCTAACAGTTAACTACCAAGAGCGTACATACGCTGCGGGTAAAATCCCTGGTGGTTTCTTCAAGCGTGAAGGTCGTCCATCTGAAGGCGAAACACTAACAGCTCGTCTGATTGACCGTCCAATTCGTCCACTTTTCCCAAGTGCGTTTAAAAACGAAGTTCAAGTTATCGCTACGGTTGTTTCTATCAACCCTGACGTAAACCCAGACATGATCACTATGATCGCAACGTCTGCTGCACTTGCTATCTCTGGTGCTCCATTCAATGGTCCTATCGGTGCTGCACGTGTTGGTCACATCGACGGCGAACTTGTTCTTAACCCATCAAATACTGAGCTTGAAAACTCTAAACTAGACCTAGTTGTGTCTGGTACAGAAGGCGCAGTACTAATGGTTGAATCTGAAGCTGATAACCTATCTGAAGAAGAAATGCTTTCAGCTGTTGTTTACGGTCACGACCAACAACAAGTTGTAATCAAAGCGATCAACGAATTTGCAGCTGAAGTTGCAACTCCATCTTGGAACTGGGAAGCGCCAGCAGTTAACACTGAGCTTAAAGCTAAAGTTGCTGAGCAAGCTGAAACTCGTCTATCTGACGCGTACCAGATCACTGAGAAAATGGCTCGTTACGAGCAAGTTGGCGCAATCAAGAACGACGTTGTTGAAGCTCTAATTGCACAAGACGAAAACCTAGATGAGCGCGAAATTCGCGGCATGCTTGGTTCTCTAGAGAAAAACGTAGTACGTAGCCGCATCATCGCGGGCAACCCACGTATCGATGGCCGTGAAAAAGACATGGTTCGTGCGCTAGACGTACGTACTGGTGTTCTTCCACGTACACACGGTTCTTCTCTATTCACTCGTGGTGAAACTCAAGCACTTGTTACTGCAACGCTTGGTACACAACGTGATGCACAAATCATCGACAGCCTAATGGGTGAGAAGAAAGACAACTTCCTTCTACACTACAACTTCCCTCCATACTGTGTAGGTGAAACTGGTTTCGTTGGTTCTCCTAAGCGTCGTGAAATTGGTCACGGTAAGCTTGCTAAACGTGGTATCCAAGCAGTAATGCCTTCTGTTGACGAATTCCCATACACAGTTCGTGTTGTATCGGAAATCACAGAATCTAACGGTTCTTCTTCAATGGCTTCTGTATGTGGTACATCTCTAGCTCTTATGGATGCTGGTGTTCCAATCAAAGCTTCTGTTGCGGGTATCGCAATGGGTCTTGTTAAAGAAGGCGACGATTTCGTTGTTCTTTCTGACATCCTTGGCGACGAAGATCACCTAGGTGACATGGACTTTAAAGTAGCAGGTACTAACGCTGGTATCACTGCACTTCAAATGGACATCAAGATCGAAGGTATCACTAAAGAGATCATGCAAATTGCACTTAACCAAGCGCAAGGTGCACGTAAGCACATCCTTTCTGTAATGGATGAAGCTATCTCTGGTGCTCGTGAAGATATCTCTGAATTCGCTCCACGTATCCACACAATGAAAATCAGCTCTGATAAGATCAAAGATGTTATCGGTAAAGGCGGCGCAGTTATCCGTGCTCTTTGTGAAGAAACGGGTACTACAATCGAAATCGAAGACGATGGCACAATCAAGATTGCTGCTACTGAAGGCGCAGCTGCTAAAGAAGCTATCCGTCGTATCGAAGAGATCACAGCTGAAGTTGAAGTTGGCCGCATTTACCAAGGTAAAGTTGCTCGTCTAGCTGACTTCGGTGCATTCGTTACTATCCTTCCAGGTAAAGATGGTCTAGTACACATATCTCAAATCGCTGACAAGCGCGTTGAG
- the infB gene encoding translation initiation factor IF-2, with product MTQLTVKALSEEIGTPVDRLIEQLADAGMKKAGSDQVTDSEKQTLLTHLKKEHGDTSGETEPTRLTLQRKTRSTLSVAAGGGKSKDVQVEVRKKRTYVKRSTIEDEAKREAEEVANREAEEKAQRDAEEQAKRDAAEKAQREAEEKVTREADAKRDAEEKAQRAQAEKAKKDMNSKNADANAQAKKEADELKARQEQEATRKAEAEAAKLVEEARKLAEENQERWSEEEKKKKEQEKSADYHVTTSTYAREAEDAADKKDEKAPRRRKKKAAPANQPANNRGGRNQRGRGGKGKLAKPTSMQQGFDKSATVAKSDVAIGETIVVSELASKMSVKATEVIKVMMKMGAMATINQVIDQETAQLVAEEMGHKVILRKENELEEAVLADRDSDAIAEGRAPVVTIMGHVDHGKTSTLDYIRKAHVASGEAGGITQHIGAYHVDTDNGMITFLDTPGHAAFTAMRARGAQATDIVVLVVAADDGVMPQTIEAIQHAKAAGVPLIVAVNKIDKEGANPDNVKNELAQYDVIPEEWGGENIFVHISAKQGTNIDGLLEAILLQSEVLELTAVKEGMASGVVVESRLDKGRGPVATVLVQSGTLNKGDIVLCGQEYGRVRAMRDENGRDIETAGPSIPVEILGLSGVPASGDEATVVRDERKAREVANYRQGKFRDVKLARQQKAKLENMFANMTAGEVAELNVVLKADVQGSVEAIADSLLKLSTDEVKVNIVGSGVGGITETDATLAAASNAIILGFNVRADATARNTVQNENLDLRYYSIIYQLIDEVKQAMGGMLAPEFRQEIIGLAQVRDVFKSPKLGAIAGCIVTEGTIKRSNPIRVLRENVVIYEGELESLRRFKDDVQEVKNGYECGVGVKNYNDVRVGDQIEVFEIVEVKRTLD from the coding sequence ATGACACAATTAACAGTTAAAGCACTGAGTGAAGAGATTGGTACGCCAGTTGACCGCTTAATTGAACAACTTGCTGATGCAGGCATGAAGAAAGCAGGGTCGGATCAAGTGACTGATTCAGAGAAGCAAACATTGCTAACGCACCTTAAAAAGGAGCACGGCGATACTTCAGGCGAAACAGAACCGACTCGTTTAACTCTTCAACGCAAGACCCGCAGCACGCTAAGTGTTGCCGCTGGAGGCGGTAAGAGTAAGGATGTTCAAGTAGAGGTACGTAAAAAGCGTACTTACGTGAAGCGCAGCACTATTGAAGATGAAGCGAAACGTGAGGCTGAGGAAGTAGCTAATCGTGAAGCGGAAGAGAAAGCACAACGCGATGCTGAAGAGCAAGCGAAACGTGATGCTGCAGAGAAAGCACAGCGCGAAGCCGAAGAAAAAGTAACACGTGAAGCGGATGCAAAACGTGATGCTGAAGAGAAGGCTCAACGCGCACAAGCTGAAAAGGCTAAAAAAGACATGAATTCAAAAAATGCAGACGCTAACGCACAAGCGAAAAAAGAAGCGGATGAACTTAAAGCTCGTCAAGAGCAAGAAGCAACTCGTAAAGCAGAAGCTGAAGCAGCTAAGCTTGTTGAAGAAGCTCGTAAGTTAGCAGAAGAGAACCAAGAACGTTGGTCTGAAGAAGAGAAGAAGAAGAAAGAGCAAGAGAAATCTGCGGATTACCATGTGACTACTTCTACTTACGCTCGTGAAGCTGAAGATGCGGCAGATAAGAAAGATGAGAAAGCACCTCGTCGTCGCAAGAAGAAAGCAGCTCCTGCTAACCAACCTGCAAACAACCGTGGTGGTCGTAACCAACGTGGTCGTGGCGGTAAAGGTAAGCTTGCTAAACCAACTTCAATGCAGCAAGGCTTCGATAAGTCAGCGACTGTTGCTAAATCTGATGTTGCTATCGGCGAAACTATTGTTGTTTCTGAACTGGCTAGCAAAATGTCAGTTAAAGCAACTGAAGTTATCAAAGTAATGATGAAGATGGGCGCTATGGCGACTATCAACCAAGTGATCGACCAAGAAACAGCACAACTTGTTGCTGAAGAAATGGGTCACAAGGTAATCCTACGTAAAGAAAATGAACTTGAAGAAGCAGTACTAGCTGACCGTGATAGCGATGCTATCGCTGAAGGTCGTGCTCCTGTTGTTACTATCATGGGTCACGTTGACCACGGTAAAACTTCAACACTTGATTACATTCGTAAAGCACACGTTGCTTCTGGCGAAGCTGGCGGTATCACGCAGCACATTGGTGCTTACCACGTAGATACTGACAACGGCATGATCACTTTCCTTGATACTCCTGGACACGCGGCGTTTACCGCTATGCGTGCTCGTGGTGCTCAAGCGACAGATATCGTTGTACTTGTCGTTGCAGCAGACGATGGCGTAATGCCACAAACAATCGAAGCAATCCAGCACGCGAAAGCGGCAGGCGTTCCTCTGATTGTTGCTGTGAACAAGATTGACAAAGAGGGTGCAAACCCAGACAACGTTAAGAATGAGCTAGCTCAATACGACGTTATCCCTGAAGAATGGGGCGGTGAGAACATCTTCGTTCACATCTCTGCTAAACAGGGTACAAACATCGATGGTCTTCTAGAAGCAATCCTTCTTCAGTCTGAAGTTCTTGAGCTTACAGCGGTTAAAGAAGGCATGGCGTCTGGTGTTGTTGTTGAATCTCGTCTTGATAAAGGCCGTGGTCCAGTTGCAACAGTACTAGTACAGTCTGGTACTCTAAACAAAGGCGACATCGTTCTTTGTGGTCAAGAGTATGGCCGTGTTCGTGCAATGCGCGATGAGAACGGCAGAGACATCGAAACTGCAGGTCCATCTATCCCTGTAGAAATTCTAGGTCTTTCTGGCGTACCTGCATCAGGTGACGAAGCGACTGTTGTACGTGATGAGCGTAAAGCACGTGAAGTTGCGAACTACCGTCAAGGTAAATTCCGTGATGTTAAACTAGCTCGCCAACAAAAAGCGAAACTAGAGAACATGTTCGCGAACATGACAGCTGGCGAAGTAGCTGAGCTTAATGTTGTACTTAAAGCTGACGTTCAAGGTTCTGTAGAAGCGATTGCTGACTCTCTACTGAAACTGTCAACTGACGAAGTTAAAGTGAACATCGTAGGTTCTGGTGTTGGTGGTATTACTGAAACTGATGCAACTCTTGCTGCAGCTTCTAACGCTATCATCCTTGGTTTCAACGTTCGTGCTGACGCAACTGCGCGTAACACGGTTCAGAACGAAAACCTAGATCTACGTTACTACTCAATCATTTACCAACTGATTGACGAAGTGAAACAGGCGATGGGCGGTATGCTTGCTCCTGAATTCCGTCAAGAGATCATTGGTCTTGCACAAGTTCGTGACGTATTTAAGTCGCCTAAACTTGGTGCAATCGCTGGTTGTATCGTTACTGAAGGTACGATTAAGCGTAGCAACCCAATCCGTGTACTTCGTGAAAACGTTGTTATCTACGAAGGTGAACTTGAGTCACTTCGTCGCTTTAAAGATGACGTACAAGAAGTTAAGAACGGTTACGAGTGTGGTGTCGGCGTTAAGAACTACAACGACGTTCGCGTTGGTGACCAGATCGAAGTATTCGAAATCGTTGAGGTTAAACGTACTCTAGACTAA